A single region of the Flammeovirga agarivorans genome encodes:
- a CDS encoding sugar O-acetyltransferase, protein MTEKEKMISGELYNADDPTLVQDRKRAKILCKQYNDSPIDLNAKILEELFQQDQLNVNVEAPFRCDYGYNITVGDNFYSNFNLTILDVAPVTIGDNVFIAPNVLIATAGHPIDPIQRTRGDEFGKPITIGNRVWIGGNVVILPGVSIGENVTIGAGSVVTKDIPANTVAVGNPCKVIKHI, encoded by the coding sequence ATGACTGAAAAAGAAAAAATGATATCTGGTGAACTGTATAATGCAGATGACCCTACCTTAGTTCAAGATCGTAAAAGAGCAAAAATATTATGTAAACAATACAATGACTCCCCTATAGATTTGAATGCTAAGATTTTGGAAGAATTATTTCAACAAGATCAATTGAATGTCAATGTTGAAGCACCATTTAGATGTGATTATGGTTATAATATTACTGTTGGCGATAATTTCTACAGCAATTTTAACCTAACGATTTTAGATGTTGCTCCTGTAACAATTGGAGATAATGTTTTTATTGCACCAAATGTATTAATCGCTACAGCAGGACACCCTATCGATCCAATACAAAGAACTAGAGGAGATGAATTTGGAAAACCTATTACTATTGGGAATAGAGTATGGATTGGTGGAAATGTTGTAATACTACCAGGCGTATCCATTGGAGAAAATGTTACCATTGGTGCCGGAAGTGTTGTTACAAAAGATATCCCTGCCAATACTGTTGCAGTGGGAAACCCTTGTAAAGTAATTAAGCATATTTAA
- a CDS encoding Dyp-type peroxidase, which translates to MSNYQKAIFNETTNTFNVTEFTITDWSNVQVLKGSIKKALEKTSNDIDIVVSFGKKLWETLNPAIKPAQLKDFATLQGKNGYSMPATQADLYFRIIGNDTALVLDQTIHIQEAVAKVAEVAISENGFIYKDHRDLTGFVDGSANPKEEKKYPAALIADGEIGAGGSYVFHQKWIHNLAKFNELPQAVQEKIIGRTKPDSIELEGDDMPKDSHVSRTDAKHDGVAMKIWRRSFPYGNAKERGLFFISYACDPFRVDIQLDRMLGNTEDGVSDQIMNYSEAVTGGYSFAPSVEDLTTALQ; encoded by the coding sequence ATGAGTAATTATCAAAAGGCAATTTTTAATGAAACAACAAATACCTTTAATGTAACAGAATTCACAATCACTGATTGGAGTAATGTACAAGTATTAAAGGGATCAATAAAAAAAGCATTAGAGAAAACATCTAATGATATTGATATTGTAGTTTCATTTGGTAAAAAGCTTTGGGAAACACTAAATCCAGCAATTAAACCAGCTCAGTTAAAGGATTTTGCTACTCTACAAGGAAAAAATGGATACAGCATGCCTGCTACACAAGCAGATCTTTATTTTAGAATTATCGGTAATGATACTGCATTAGTACTAGACCAAACGATCCACATTCAGGAAGCAGTAGCGAAAGTGGCTGAAGTAGCAATCTCGGAAAATGGATTTATTTATAAAGATCATAGAGACTTGACAGGTTTTGTTGATGGTTCTGCTAATCCAAAAGAAGAAAAGAAGTATCCTGCAGCATTAATCGCAGATGGAGAAATTGGAGCAGGAGGGAGTTATGTATTTCATCAGAAATGGATTCATAACCTGGCTAAATTTAATGAGCTTCCTCAAGCTGTTCAAGAGAAAATTATTGGTAGAACGAAGCCAGATTCTATAGAGTTGGAAGGCGATGATATGCCAAAAGATTCTCATGTATCTAGAACAGACGCCAAACATGATGGGGTGGCTATGAAAATATGGAGACGGTCTTTCCCTTATGGTAATGCTAAAGAAAGAGGTTTGTTCTTTATTTCGTATGCATGTGATCCATTCAGAGTAGATATTCAACTAGATAGAATGTTGGGTAATACCGAAGATGGAGTGTCAGATCAGATTATGAATTACTCTGAAGCTGTTACGGGTGGATATTCATTTGCACCTTCTGTTGAGGATTTAACGACTGCACTTCAATAA
- a CDS encoding lysophospholipid acyltransferase family protein, which produces MTKILYGLFIWPITILPFSVLYKISDFLYFVLYKLIGYRTTVVKANLKNSFPEKSDEEIKEIESKFYRHLCDLICESFKMFNISEKELLERCVYDDMDLINKYKDRNLCIIGHHYNNFEYAATSATASVGRQISCLFSKLSNDFFNEKITTSRSQFGMNMIQKDYAKSFFESKHEKPIGLIFGADQSPTYSKKVIWTNFLNQETACFFGPEKYAKENDMVVIFTKITKVKRGYYRLNFELVTDQPLLEEHGFITEKHTRMLEKEIKKRPQYWLWTHKRWKRTREKHEEFVPATA; this is translated from the coding sequence ATGACAAAAATATTGTATGGTCTTTTCATATGGCCAATAACTATACTTCCATTCAGTGTACTGTACAAAATATCAGACTTCTTATATTTTGTTCTTTATAAACTGATTGGATATAGAACTACTGTAGTAAAAGCGAATTTAAAGAATTCTTTTCCCGAAAAAAGCGATGAAGAAATTAAGGAAATTGAATCAAAATTCTACCGACACCTATGTGATCTTATATGCGAAAGCTTTAAGATGTTCAATATCTCTGAAAAGGAGTTGTTAGAAAGATGTGTATATGATGATATGGACTTGATCAATAAGTACAAGGATAGAAACCTTTGTATCATTGGTCATCATTACAATAATTTCGAGTATGCTGCAACTTCAGCTACTGCTAGTGTTGGAAGACAGATTTCATGTTTGTTCTCTAAGTTGAGTAATGATTTCTTCAATGAGAAAATTACAACTTCTCGTTCTCAATTTGGAATGAATATGATACAAAAGGATTACGCAAAATCATTTTTTGAGTCGAAACATGAGAAGCCTATTGGATTAATTTTCGGAGCAGATCAATCTCCAACTTACAGTAAGAAAGTAATTTGGACCAATTTTCTAAATCAAGAAACTGCATGTTTCTTTGGACCAGAAAAGTATGCCAAAGAGAACGATATGGTTGTTATTTTTACTAAGATTACCAAAGTAAAAAGAGGTTATTATCGACTAAACTTTGAGTTGGTAACAGATCAGCCATTACTAGAAGAGCATGGTTTTATTACAGAAAAACATACTCGAATGTTAGAGAAAGAAATTAAGAAGCGTCCACAATATTGGCTTTGGACTCACAAAAGATGGAAAAGAACTCGTGAGAAACATGAGGAGTTTGTTCCAGCAACAGCATAA
- a CDS encoding glycoside hydrolase family 97 protein, protein MKIIKLFVFLLLSILSFSCTPNYMVANSPDEKLIVEVSVDDKGAPWYSVTWAGEPIIKKSYLGFELKDQPAMVNNFEIVGEIRNTMNQTWEQPWGENKKVLDHHNELTVNLREKDGLKRKMNLVFRVFNNGVGFRYEFPEQDNLKEFVIMDEKTQFQLSNNHDTWWIWADYDTYEKLYNHTDVDSASWVATPVTFQTKENYFISLHEAALTDYAGMTLKLSDDKKYTYESALVPWANGDKVRTTAPSKTPWRTIQVGRQASDLVNSNMIINLNEPNKIEDTSWIKPMQYLGIWWEFHIGTKEWKEGPRQGATTEEAKKYIDFAAKHNIGGVVVEGWNSGWDKWGEKDAFDHITPAKGYDLEAVAKYANDNNVALIMHNETGGDIPSYEKYMDEAFNLYEKLGINALKTGYAGGIFPRGEHHHGQFMVNHYRKVVEEAAKHKIMLDAHEPIKPTGIRRTWPNMMTREGVRGMEWNGWSDGNPPNHTLILPFTRMLGGPLDYTPGIFDVKYENSPNRVAWNTTAEIMNEARVHTTLVKQMALSIILYSPLQMASDLVENYEKHLDAFKFLSSSTADWDESKMLAGEIGEYAITARRTGDEWFIGAATDEKGRAVSINLDFLEPNKVYKAIIYTDAQGTTYLNNPKNYEIVEKNVTSNETMLIQMNAGGGEAIHFQVLQ, encoded by the coding sequence ATGAAGATTATAAAACTATTTGTTTTTCTATTATTATCAATTTTATCTTTCTCATGTACACCAAATTATATGGTGGCCAATTCTCCAGATGAAAAGTTAATTGTAGAAGTATCGGTAGATGATAAAGGGGCTCCTTGGTATTCGGTTACTTGGGCAGGTGAACCTATCATCAAAAAATCATATTTAGGTTTTGAGTTAAAAGATCAACCAGCAATGGTCAACAATTTTGAAATTGTGGGTGAGATTAGAAATACAATGAACCAAACATGGGAACAACCATGGGGTGAAAATAAAAAGGTATTAGATCATCATAATGAACTTACAGTAAACTTAAGGGAGAAAGATGGTTTAAAACGTAAAATGAACTTAGTTTTTAGAGTATTTAATAATGGTGTAGGATTCCGATATGAATTCCCAGAACAAGATAACCTGAAGGAATTTGTTATTATGGATGAAAAAACACAATTCCAGTTATCAAATAACCATGATACTTGGTGGATTTGGGCTGATTATGATACTTACGAAAAGCTTTACAACCATACAGATGTAGATTCTGCAAGTTGGGTGGCAACGCCTGTAACTTTCCAAACGAAGGAAAACTATTTTATTAGTTTACATGAAGCAGCTTTAACCGATTATGCTGGTATGACGCTTAAGCTGTCTGATGACAAAAAATATACTTATGAATCGGCATTAGTGCCTTGGGCAAATGGCGATAAAGTAAGAACAACTGCACCGAGTAAAACGCCTTGGAGAACAATTCAAGTAGGACGTCAAGCAAGTGATCTTGTCAATTCGAATATGATCATCAACCTTAACGAGCCGAATAAGATCGAAGATACATCTTGGATTAAGCCTATGCAGTATTTAGGTATTTGGTGGGAATTTCATATTGGTACCAAAGAATGGAAAGAAGGCCCAAGACAAGGAGCAACTACTGAAGAAGCAAAGAAATACATTGATTTTGCTGCAAAGCATAATATTGGTGGTGTAGTTGTTGAAGGTTGGAACTCAGGATGGGACAAGTGGGGAGAGAAGGATGCTTTTGACCACATCACTCCAGCTAAAGGTTACGATTTAGAAGCGGTTGCAAAATACGCAAATGATAATAATGTAGCTCTTATAATGCATAATGAGACTGGTGGTGATATTCCATCTTACGAAAAATATATGGATGAAGCGTTTAACCTGTATGAAAAACTAGGTATTAATGCTCTAAAAACAGGCTATGCAGGAGGGATTTTCCCAAGAGGAGAACACCATCATGGTCAGTTTATGGTGAACCATTATAGAAAGGTGGTAGAAGAAGCGGCAAAGCATAAAATTATGTTGGATGCTCATGAACCTATAAAGCCTACAGGAATAAGAAGAACTTGGCCAAATATGATGACCAGAGAAGGTGTAAGAGGTATGGAATGGAACGGTTGGTCAGATGGTAACCCTCCAAATCACACATTAATTTTGCCATTTACAAGGATGTTAGGTGGGCCTTTAGATTATACTCCAGGTATTTTTGATGTGAAATACGAGAACTCACCAAATAGAGTGGCTTGGAATACTACTGCTGAGATCATGAACGAAGCGAGAGTCCATACTACTTTAGTGAAACAAATGGCATTGTCAATTATTCTTTATTCACCATTACAAATGGCATCTGATTTAGTAGAGAACTACGAAAAGCACCTAGATGCATTTAAATTCTTATCATCTTCTACAGCAGACTGGGATGAAAGTAAGATGTTAGCAGGTGAAATTGGTGAATATGCGATCACTGCAAGAAGAACAGGTGATGAGTGGTTTATTGGAGCTGCTACAGATGAAAAAGGTAGAGCAGTAAGTATTAATTTAGATTTCTTAGAGCCAAATAAGGTGTATAAAGCAATTATTTATACTGATGCTCAAGGAACAACTTATCTTAATAATCCTAAGAATTATGAGATTGTTGAGAAGAACGTGACCTCCAATGAGACAATGCTAATTCAAATGAATGCTGGTGGTGGAGAGGCTATCCACTTCCAAGTATTACAATAG
- a CDS encoding endonuclease/exonuclease/phosphatase family protein, which produces MRKILALLTLFILSNFTSIAQHNSMNVMSYNIRLNTPSDGDNAWPNRKGWVVDMIKFYQVSILGTQEVLPDQLEDLKKGLPHMTQIGVGRKDGKSGGEFSAIFFDTQQYKMLNSGTFWLSETPEKPSTGWDAALPRICTWAILKHKSTKRTVVVMNTHYDHIGQEARVESSKLLIKKSQELSQNGKYPVILMGDFNTQPQDKPVQILNEYYQNTRQISLTNPLGPIGTWEAFDYNSPLDTHIDFIFTYGYFKVLRYAHITEARGQKFPSDHLPVFVELQ; this is translated from the coding sequence ATGAGAAAAATACTCGCATTATTAACCTTGTTTATCTTATCCAACTTCACCTCCATAGCACAGCATAATAGTATGAATGTGATGTCTTACAACATCCGTTTAAATACTCCATCAGATGGTGATAACGCTTGGCCAAATCGAAAAGGTTGGGTAGTGGATATGATCAAATTTTACCAAGTGTCAATTCTTGGAACACAGGAGGTATTACCAGATCAATTAGAAGACTTAAAGAAAGGTCTACCGCACATGACACAAATTGGAGTTGGTAGAAAAGACGGTAAAAGTGGAGGAGAATTTTCAGCAATCTTTTTTGATACTCAACAATATAAAATGTTGAATTCTGGTACTTTTTGGTTGTCAGAAACACCTGAAAAACCATCAACAGGATGGGATGCTGCATTACCAAGAATATGTACCTGGGCCATTCTTAAACATAAAAGTACAAAAAGAACAGTTGTGGTGATGAATACACATTATGATCATATAGGTCAGGAAGCTAGAGTAGAATCATCAAAGCTATTAATTAAGAAATCACAGGAGTTATCACAGAATGGTAAATACCCAGTTATTTTAATGGGAGATTTTAATACTCAACCTCAAGATAAGCCTGTTCAGATTCTCAATGAATATTATCAAAACACTAGACAAATCAGTCTAACAAATCCGTTAGGTCCAATAGGAACCTGGGAAGCTTTTGATTACAACAGTCCTTTAGATACCCATATTGATTTCATTTTCACTTATGGATATTTTAAAGTGTTAAGATATGCACACATTACAGAAGCTAGAGGTCAGAAATTTCCTTCAGACCACTTACCTGTATTTGTAGAATTACAATAA
- a CDS encoding putative glycoside hydrolase, whose amino-acid sequence MKKREFLKLAGLTTTGVMLGLPAIGKNIKLPKRWMWLHAHDDWSDAQWEEKLVQLKEINIEAVLLGGTKETFERMYPLLKKRDIEMHAWMWTLNRNGDKEAQKHPEWYTVSGDGRSCHEYHPYVDYYQWVCPSQVPVQDHIIKQAKELAQIEGVKGVHLDYVRYSDVILASSLQPLYGIVQDKEYPEYDFCYCQTCRDKFLAEYGEDIYDMKDPTQSADWRQFRYDSVTHLVDRIYDAVHKEGKLLSAAVFPYPELARKICRQSWDDFKLDMVFPMIYNNFYEEPIDWIKFATEQGVKDLKSRYKEPLYTGLFLPALPKQEDLEKALVLAKKGGAKGFAIFDLGGMKDPHWEALKK is encoded by the coding sequence ATGAAAAAAAGAGAATTTTTAAAACTAGCTGGATTAACAACAACAGGAGTAATGTTAGGGCTTCCGGCCATTGGGAAAAATATAAAATTACCCAAAAGATGGATGTGGTTACATGCTCATGATGATTGGAGTGATGCCCAATGGGAAGAAAAACTAGTTCAACTTAAAGAAATTAATATAGAAGCTGTTCTATTGGGAGGTACCAAAGAAACATTTGAGAGGATGTATCCTTTATTGAAAAAAAGAGATATTGAAATGCATGCTTGGATGTGGACTTTGAATAGAAACGGTGATAAAGAAGCACAAAAGCATCCGGAGTGGTATACAGTAAGCGGAGACGGAAGGTCTTGTCATGAGTACCATCCATATGTAGATTATTACCAATGGGTATGTCCTTCGCAAGTACCTGTTCAAGATCATATCATCAAACAAGCAAAAGAATTAGCCCAAATTGAAGGAGTAAAAGGAGTACATTTAGATTATGTTCGTTATTCTGATGTGATTTTAGCTTCATCTCTACAACCTTTATATGGTATCGTTCAGGATAAAGAGTACCCTGAATATGATTTCTGTTACTGCCAGACATGTAGAGATAAGTTTCTAGCGGAATACGGTGAAGATATCTATGATATGAAAGACCCTACACAATCTGCAGATTGGCGTCAGTTTAGATATGATTCAGTGACACATTTGGTAGATAGAATCTATGATGCGGTACATAAAGAAGGAAAATTATTGTCTGCAGCTGTCTTTCCTTATCCTGAATTGGCAAGAAAAATATGTAGACAATCATGGGATGACTTTAAATTAGATATGGTGTTCCCAATGATTTACAATAATTTCTATGAAGAGCCGATCGACTGGATTAAGTTCGCTACAGAACAAGGAGTAAAAGATCTAAAATCTAGATATAAAGAACCATTATACACTGGTCTTTTCCTTCCAGCATTGCCTAAACAAGAAGATCTTGAAAAAGCATTGGTTTTAGCAAAAAAAGGAGGAGCAAAAGGTTTTGCGATCTTTGATTTAGGAGGAATGAAAGATCCTCATTGGGAAGCTTTGAAGAAGTAA
- a CDS encoding carbohydrate-binding family 9-like protein: MRTPFLIIQLVILPLFTFAQVYPTPESYLCYSTSEPIEVDGVLDEEDWEKAEWSKLFVDIEGDKQPAPLFETKMKMLWDKDYLYIAAELIEPHLWSTIEERDAVIYQDNDFEVFINPNPNSHQYYEFEMNLLNTVWDLMMTKPYRDGGSYMNAWHIEGLKSAVKLYGTINDPSDIDDKWTLEIAFPWAVLAQEKPVLIYPEEGRRWRINFSRVEWQHEIVDGKYTKKIDPNTGNSFPEYNWVWSPQGEIAMHMPEQWGYIQFTENKVGDKKDIDVSETESERLYRQLFDIYRAQKTYWLKYREYAYSLDQLGWKTPFLYKGTEVIPLITKIPGGYIVSLEIPQEKKTLMVRYDSYGEVITHP, translated from the coding sequence ATGAGAACACCTTTCTTAATTATACAATTAGTCATTCTTCCACTTTTTACTTTTGCTCAGGTTTATCCTACACCTGAAAGTTATTTATGTTATTCAACTTCAGAACCAATAGAGGTGGACGGAGTTTTAGATGAGGAAGATTGGGAAAAAGCAGAATGGAGTAAACTGTTTGTTGATATTGAAGGGGATAAACAACCTGCACCTCTTTTTGAAACAAAAATGAAAATGCTTTGGGACAAAGATTATCTTTATATCGCAGCAGAATTAATAGAACCCCACTTATGGAGTACGATTGAAGAAAGAGATGCTGTGATATATCAAGATAATGATTTCGAGGTATTTATAAATCCAAACCCGAATTCCCATCAATATTATGAATTCGAGATGAATCTGCTTAATACAGTCTGGGATTTAATGATGACTAAACCATACAGAGATGGTGGGTCCTACATGAATGCTTGGCATATTGAAGGACTCAAGTCTGCAGTGAAGTTGTATGGAACAATTAATGATCCTTCTGATATTGATGATAAGTGGACCTTGGAAATCGCCTTCCCATGGGCAGTCTTAGCACAGGAAAAACCAGTACTGATTTATCCTGAAGAAGGTAGAAGGTGGAGAATTAACTTCTCTAGAGTAGAATGGCAACATGAAATAGTTGATGGGAAGTATACAAAGAAGATCGACCCTAATACAGGTAATTCTTTTCCCGAATACAATTGGGTATGGTCTCCACAGGGAGAAATAGCCATGCATATGCCAGAACAATGGGGATACATCCAATTCACAGAAAATAAGGTTGGGGATAAAAAAGATATTGATGTTTCTGAGACAGAAAGTGAGAGGTTATACCGTCAACTTTTTGATATTTATAGAGCACAAAAAACCTATTGGCTGAAATATAGAGAGTATGCCTATAGTTTAGATCAATTGGGGTGGAAGACTCCATTTCTCTACAAGGGAACAGAAGTTATTCCTTTAATAACTAAAATCCCTGGTGGGTATATTGTTTCTCTAGAAATACCTCAGGAGAAGAAGACATTAATGGTAAGATACGATAGTTATGGTGAAGTAATTACTCACCCATAG
- a CDS encoding glycoside hydrolase family 125 protein: MKRRSFLKTTGLVASGLTMTGSGALASELLKDKYVSNRPPLNERKFTSEAVEKVIKKVAKKISDPELRWMFQNCYPNTLDTTIEFSIENGRPDTFVITGDIPAMWLRDSTAQVWPYLPLANEDDELKLMIKGLVNRQSACILLDPYANAFEKDETVKSHWADSDITDMKPGTHERKWEIDSLCYAVRLANGYWKKTGDTSIFDDQWKTASKLILKTFKEQQRKDGVGPYTFSRKTQKYEDTMANWGAGASLKPCGLIVSAFRPSDDSTLLPFLIPSNYFAVASLRQLEDIYTNVIGDSSFAKECAALADEVSEALKKYATKDHLEYGKILAFEVDGFGNQYFMDDANVPSLLSMPYLDCMDVEDPLYQATRKFVWSEDNPYFFKGKFEGIGGPHVGLDYVWPMSIIQKGLTSTDATEVKWCLEQLKATHADTGFMHESFHKNDPKKFTRSWFAWTNTLFGELVYKVYQQHPELL; encoded by the coding sequence ATGAAAAGAAGAAGTTTTTTAAAGACAACTGGATTAGTAGCGTCAGGTTTAACTATGACAGGTTCAGGTGCTTTAGCATCTGAGTTATTAAAAGATAAATATGTATCCAATAGACCTCCGTTAAATGAAAGAAAATTCACATCGGAGGCAGTGGAGAAAGTAATAAAGAAGGTAGCAAAGAAAATTTCTGATCCTGAATTAAGATGGATGTTCCAGAATTGCTATCCTAATACATTAGATACAACCATTGAGTTCAGTATCGAAAATGGAAGGCCAGATACCTTTGTCATCACAGGTGATATTCCTGCTATGTGGCTTAGAGATTCTACAGCACAAGTGTGGCCTTATCTACCTTTAGCTAATGAGGACGATGAGTTGAAGTTAATGATCAAGGGATTGGTGAATCGCCAATCGGCTTGCATCTTACTGGATCCATATGCTAATGCTTTTGAAAAAGATGAAACTGTAAAATCACATTGGGCTGATTCTGATATAACAGATATGAAACCAGGTACTCATGAAAGAAAGTGGGAAATCGATTCATTATGTTATGCAGTAAGGCTAGCCAATGGATATTGGAAAAAAACGGGCGATACTTCTATTTTTGATGATCAATGGAAAACAGCATCAAAACTTATCTTAAAGACTTTTAAAGAACAACAGAGAAAAGATGGTGTGGGACCTTATACTTTCTCAAGAAAAACACAGAAATATGAAGATACCATGGCCAATTGGGGTGCTGGAGCATCTTTAAAACCATGTGGTTTGATTGTATCAGCGTTTAGACCTTCAGACGATTCAACTTTATTACCATTCTTGATCCCATCGAATTACTTTGCAGTTGCGTCTTTAAGACAACTAGAAGATATTTATACGAATGTAATTGGAGACTCTTCTTTTGCTAAAGAGTGTGCAGCATTAGCAGATGAAGTGTCAGAAGCATTAAAAAAATATGCTACTAAAGATCATTTAGAATATGGTAAGATATTAGCATTTGAAGTAGATGGCTTTGGTAACCAATATTTTATGGATGATGCCAATGTGCCTAGTTTATTATCAATGCCTTATTTAGATTGTATGGATGTAGAAGATCCATTATATCAGGCTACGCGTAAGTTTGTTTGGAGTGAAGATAACCCGTATTTCTTTAAAGGAAAATTTGAGGGTATTGGTGGTCCACATGTTGGGTTGGATTATGTTTGGCCAATGTCGATCATTCAAAAAGGGTTAACCTCAACAGATGCAACTGAGGTGAAGTGGTGCTTAGAACAATTAAAAGCAACACATGCAGATACAGGCTTTATGCATGAATCTTTCCATAAAAATGATCCTAAGAAATTTACTAGATCTTGGTTCGCCTGGACAAATACTTTGTTTGGAGAACTAGTCTATAAGGTTTATCAACAGCACCCAGAGTTATTATAA